The segment CAGCGGCAAAAGACGAGGTGCGCGAACTGGCCGAGAGCTTCGGCCACATGCAGCGCTCCCTCAAGGACTACATCCGCGACCTGACCCAGGCCACGGCCAGCCGCGAGCGCATGGAGAGCGAACTGCGCATCGCCCATGACATCCAGATGGGCATTCTGCCCAAGATATTCCCGCCCTTCCCGGACAGGAGCGACATCGACCTCTACGCCAGCCTGACCCCTGCACGCGAGGTGGGCGGCGACTTCTACGACTTCTTCCCCTGCGGGGACGACCAGTTCTGCTTCCTGGTGGGCGATGTATCCGGCAAGGGGGTGCCCGCAGCCTTTTACATGGCCGTGGCCAAGACCTTGATCAAGGCCGTCGCTGAAAGCCCGGCCTATGCGGGGCACCGCGTCTCCGACTATCTGCCCGGCGGGTTGACTCGGCCCGCGCGGCGCTGCGCCGATCCGGGCGGCATCCTCTCCCGCGCCAGCAACGACCTAGCCCAGGACAACGATTCGTGCATGTTCGTGACCATCTTTTGCGCCGTGCTGGACATGAAGACCGGCGAACTGCGCTATGCATCGGCCGGGCACAACCCGCCGCTGCTCCTGCGGGCCGACGGCCGCGCCGAGTATCTGGCCACCCGCCAGGAGCCGGTGGCCGGGGCCATGGAGGGCGTGGCCTATACGACCGACACCCTGACCCTTGCGCCCGGAGACGGGCTTGTCCTGTTCACCGACGGCGTCACCGAGGCCATGAACGCGGCCCAGGAATTGTATGGCGAGGCCCGGTTGATGGCCCAGGCGCGGAGCCTGTACGGCCTGGACGCGCGCGCCCGCTGCGAGCATCTTTCGGCGGAGGTGCGCGCCTTTGCCGCAGGGGCGGAACAGTCCGACGACATCACCCTGCTGGCCCTGACCTATCAGGGGCCGGAGGACAGCCTGGGCTAGCATGGCCCGCAACGCAGGAGGAATGCATGGAGTTCACCGAAGTCAAGGAAGGGGCTTTTCTGGTTCTGGCCGTGTCCGGCCGCATGGACACCCTCACCGCTCCGCAGTTCGAGGCCCGCTGCCAAACCTGCCTTGAGGCGGGAAGCACGCGCTTGGTGGTGGATTTGGGCGGGCTGGAATACATCAGCAGCGCGGGTCTGCGCAGCATCCTGGCCGCGGCCAAGAAGCTCAAGGCCGCCGGGGGCGATCTGGCCTTTTGCTCCCTTTCCGGCATCGTGGCCGAGGTGTTCGCCGTGTCCGGATTCAACAAGCTTCTGCCGGTCTTCGCCGACAGGGCCCAGGCCCTGGCCAGAGCATAGGAGCAGGAACGTGCGGCGTTTGCGCCTGCCCGCCCAGGAGGAGAGCCTCCCCATCTTTCGCCAGCTGGCGCTGGACGAAGCCACGCGCGCGGGGCTTGACCCGGCCGCCATGCAGCGGGTGGAGCTGGTGCTGGAGGAGGCGCTGGTGAACGTCATCCGCCATGCCTACACGCCGGATGCGCCGGAGCCCCTGGCCGAACTGGCCTGTGGCGTGGACGAAGGCGGCGTGTTCCGGTTGCGGCTCACGGATTGGGGCGCGCCCTTCGATCCCGTGGCGTCGGCGGGCGCAGGTCCTGGCGCTTCTTTTCCCGGCGCGGAAGCCGGGCAGCCTGGGGAGCACGATCTGCACGCGCAGCTGGAGTCCAACCTGGGGGCCGACCTGGAACACCGCCTGCCCGGCGGCATGGGCCTGTTCCTCATCCTCACCATGAGTCATCCCGCCTATGCGCGCCAGGGCGATGCCAACGTGCTCACCCTGAGCTTCCCCCCGGAATCGGGCGGTTCCAAGGCCTGATTCCGGCCCCCCTGCCTGGCTGCATGGCCGTCCGGCGCCCTGCACGGCCCAGGGCGTCCCGCTGTCATGCCCTTTGGGGCCTCCCTGTGCGGGAGGCCCAAGAATGGCGCCAGTGTTCCACAACCGTGAGTCATCCCGCCTATGCGCGCCAGGGCGATGCCAACGTGCTCACCCTGAGCTTCACCTCGGAATCGGGCGGTTCCAAGGCCTGATTCCGGCCCCCCTGCCTGGCTGCATGGCCGTCCGGCGCCCTGCACGGCCCAGGGCGTCCCGCTGTCATGCCCTTTGGGGCCTCCCTGTGCGGGAGGCCCAAGAATGGCGCCAGTGTTCCACAACCGTGACGCGCGCGTTTCTTCGCAACGCCGCTTGCCCGGAAAAAGAAATGTGTGCTATGACCTACGTACTTGGGTCCAAGGCCTAATGCGCAGTAAGTATTACGCCGATGAAACTGGATATTTTCCCGGTCTACGCAATAGTGCGGCCCCGGCAATCCGTCAGGAGGATTCATGATGCCACGCTCCATCAAGACCCGGCTCGTCCTGGGACTCGTCTCTGTTATCGCGATCATTCTCGCGGGGATTATGGTCATCGTGGCGTTCAGCTTCAGCAGCCAGTCACGGGAAGCCTTCCTGCGGGCGGCCAAGGGCGAGATGTCCCAGCTGGACTACGCCATCACGCTGTTTTTGGACGAAAGCATGAAGAACGCCGACATGCTGGCCAAAGCGCCTGCCATGCAGCAATTGGGCGAGGTGACCACCAACCACCTGTCCACCACGGAGAAGAGCAGCGCCAAGGTGGCCGAGGGAGACGCGGCCGGACGCAGGATCGTGGACTTCTTCGCCGCCGTGCAGGCGTCGCACCCGGCCTACGTGGAGGTGTTTCTGGGCAACGAGCGCGGCAGCTTCGTCAGTTCGCTGGAATCGTCCGCAATGCCTGCCGGGTACGACCCACGCAAGCGGCCCTGGTACTCCGAGGCGAAGCCCGTTGTGGACAAGGCCACCCTTTCCAAGGCCTACATGTCCACCACAGGCGAGGCCGTGACCAGCGCAGCGCGCACCGTGCTCCGCAACGGGACCGTTGTCGGCGTGGTGGGCATCGACATTTCCCTCAAGAATCTTACCGAACTGGTCAAATCAGTGAAACTGGGCGAGTCCGGCTATGTGGCGCTGGTGCAGGACGACGGCGTGGTCCTGGCCGATCCGCGGCACGATGCCTTCAACTTCAAGAAGGTTGGGGAGATCGAGTCCAAGCACCTGGACGCGCTGTTCAAGATGGAGGCCGGGAGCCAGGAGTTCGAGATCGACGGGAAGAAGTATCTGGGCATCGTGTACACTTCGCCCAAGACCAAGTGGAAGCTCATGGGCTTCATGGAGCTTTCCGAAATCAACGCCCCGGTCAAGAGCACCCTTTATCTTCTCGGCTTTGTGGGCATCGTCAGCCTTGCCGTCATGGCCCTGGCCATTTGGCTGGTGAGCAACAACTTCATCCTCAAGCCGCTTTCCGCCGTGTCCAGCTTTGTGGCGGGCATCGCCAAGGGCGTGTACGACCACCGCATCGGCCACCAGCGCCAGGACGAGATCGGCGCCATTTACGATGCCCTCAACACCACCGCGGGCGTGCTTGAACAGAACATCAAGGACATTCAGGCCAAGACCCTGGAGGCGGAGGAAAAGGCCCGCGCCGCCGAACTGGCCAAGGCCGACGCCGATGAAGCCAGGCGCAACGCCGAGCACGCCAAGAGCGAGGGAATGCTTGCCGCGGCGGGCAAGCTGGAGGCCATCGTGGGCATCGTGTCCTCGGCGTCCTCGCAGCTTTCCGCACAGATCGGCGAATCCAGCCGCGGGGCGGAGCGCCAGGCCATGCGCATCACCGAAACCGCCACCGCCATGGAGGAGATGAACGCCACCGTCCTTGAGGTGGCCAAGAACGCCGGGCAGGCGGCCGAGACCTCCGACGGCGCGCGCAAGAAGGCGCAAAGTGGCGCGGAGGTCGTGCACAAGGTCATGAGCGGCATGAGCGACGTGCAGCAGCAAACCGCCAAGCTCAAGGTCGACATGGGCACCCTTGGCAAACAGGCCGAGGACATTGGGCGCATCATGACCGTCATCACCGACATTGCCGACCAGACCAACCTGCTGGCGCTCAATGCCGCCATTGAGGCCGCGCGCGCGGGCGACGCCGGGCGCGGCTTCGCCGTGGTGGCCGACGAGGTGCGCAAGCTGGCGGAGAAGACCATGACCGCCACCAAGGAAGTGGGCGAGGCCATCAGCGCCATTCAGCACGGCACGCGTTCCAACGTGGAGGGCGTGGACAAGAGCGTGCACCTCATTACCGAAGCCACCACCCTGGCCGACCAGTCCGGAAAGGCCCTGCAGGAGATCGTCCACCTGGTCGACGCCGCCTCGGACCAGGTGCGCTCCATCGCCACCGCCAGCGAGGAACAGTCCGCCGCCAGCGAGGAGATCAGCCACTCCATCGAGCAGGTGAGCTCCATCGCCAACGAGACCTCACAGGCCATGGGCGAGGCGGCCAAGGCCGTGGAGGAGCTGGCGCGCCAGGCCCAGATCCTCAATTCGCTCATTGTCCAGCTGCGCGAGGAGGCCGGACAGGTCGCCTAACCGCGACTGCGCATGTCCAGGGCGGCCTCTCCTCCGGGGGGGCCGCCCTTTTTGCGCCCGGCGGACGGCTTGCGCGCCGCGGACCTTTGGGCTAAAATCATACCGTTCATGTTCCTTCCACCGCCCACCGCCGGAGCTCTTCATCCATGAAAGACATCGCCAAGTTCCTCTCGGGGTTCAAGAAGTTTCAGCGCACCTATTTCTGCGGCGACAGCGAGCTGTTCAAGGACTTGAGCCATGCCCAGAATCCCAAGGTGCTGGTCATCGCCTGCTCGGACTCCAGGGTCGATCCGGCTTTGCTGACCGGCTGCGAGCCCGGCGACATGTTCGTCGTGCGCAACGTGGCCAACCTGGTGCCCCCGTACGAGACGTCGCCCGGCCGACACGGCGTGAGCGCCGCCCTGGAGTACGCGGTGAAGGTGCTGGAGGTGGAGCACGTCATCGTGCTTGGACATTCGTGCTGCGGCGGCATCCACGCCCTCATGTCCCCCCGGAAGGAGGAGCTCGGCGAATTCATCGCGCCGTGGGTCAAGATCGCCGAACCGGCTCTGCTTGAGGTGGGCGAGAAGCTTTCGGAGAAGGACGAGCCTTTGCGCCAACGCGCCTGCGAACAGGCGGCGGTGCTGGTGTCTTTGGAGAACCTGCTCACCTTCCCCTGGCTGTGGGAGCGGGTGATGCAGGAGCGCGTGTACCTGCACGGCTGGTATTTCGACATGCAGAAGGGCGAGCTGTTGAGCTACCTGCCGGAGACCGGCTCCTTCGAGCCGCTGGTCGCCCGGTGCGTGGCCGCTCCCAAATAGCCGACGGGCTGGCGAGCCAACGGAAAACGGCCGGGTGCGACGTGCCCCCGGCCGTTTTTGGTTCTTTGCTTTGGCTCAGCGCTTGATTTTTGGCGGCCCCATGAGCAGCATTTCGGCGATGGTCAGGTTGACGCGCGGGTGCCGCGACATGCCCCCCTGCCCGAGCAGGTCCATTTCCAGCCGGGCCAGTTCCGAGAGCAGCGGCGTGCGGTCCAGCAGGGCTGGCGGGCAGGTCTTGGCACGCTGCTGGGCGCGGTCGCAACCGGGGAAGGCTGCGGTCTCGCCGCCGGGCTTGTGCAGCACGTTGGGCACGCCGTGCAGGCGGCAGACCATGGGCCTATGGGCATAGATGCCGCAAACGAGCCCGCCGTCCCGCTGCTCGCTGGCCGGGCAGGGCACGCGGGGCCGTGTGCCGGGCAGGGCGTTCTGGTGGATGCGCACGTAGGTTTCCGCCTGGGCCAGCATGTCCTGGCGCCGGTCCTCCGGCAGGGCGGCGAAGCCCTCCCAAAGGACCATCCATTCCGCATAGGTGTGGTGGCGGAAGAGCGTTTCGCAGCAGCTGTCCGTGCAGCCGTCGCAGGAAAGACCAATGGCCTTGGCCGATGCGTCGTAGGCCTGGTCCATGCGCGCGTACAGGTCGCGCAGGCGCTTCAACACCGGATGCTTGGCGTTTTTCTTCATCCCTTGGGTTCCGTTTTGTCGGCGGCGAGCCACTCGTACAGCCGCTCCAGGCTGTGGTGCTGGTCGCCCGCATCGGTGCTGACGGTGAAGTCTGCCGCTGCGACATAGAGTGGCTGGCGTTCGTGGTAGAGGTCTTCGCGGGTGCGGCCGGGGGCGATGGCCAGGCCCCGGTTGCCGCCATCGCCCACGCGCTTCAAGAAGCTTTCCAGGCTGATGTCCAGGTGCACGACCGGACCGAGCAGGCTGAGGCGTTCCATGGCCTGGCGCCCGTAGACCACGCTGCCCCCGGTGGAGATGACGGCCCTGCGCACGTTGAGCATGGAAACCAGCGTGTTCTCGGCCTTGAGAAAGGCCTCCAGGCCCAGGCCGTCCAGCAGGTCTTGCAGGGGCAGGCCGTAGAAGGATTCGATGAGCCGGTCAGTGTCCACGTGCGCCCAGCCCAGGCGGTCGGCCAGCAGGCGGCCAAGGGTGCTTTTGCCCGCCCCGGCCATGCCGATGAGGCTGATGGCTCCCTGGGGCCACAGGCGGGGCAAGGGCGCGGACGAGGCTTCTGCGTTCATGCGGGGGGCGGCTCCGGCGGGCTCAGGCGGCGGCCTTGGGCCGCAGGAGCACCTTGTCCTGCTCGTCGCGTTCGGCCACCAGCACATCCACGCGCTCGGCGGCCGAGGTGTTCACGCGTTTGCCCACGTAGTCGGCCTGGATGGGCAGTTCGCGGTGCCCGCGGTCGATGAGCACCAGCAGCTCCACCCGGCGGGGGCGGCCGAAATCGAGGATGGCCTCCAGCGCGGCGCGGGTGGTGCGGCCGGAATAGAGCACGTCGTCCACCAGGATGACGCTTGCGCCCTCGATGGCGGCCGGTATCTCCGTGTGGCTGATGGCCGGGGCTATGCCCAGGCTGCTCCAGTCGTCGCGGTAGAGGTTGATGTCGAGCTGGCCCAGCACCACGGGAGCGGGCAGGCGGGCGTCGAGCAGCTGCTTGAGCCTGCGGGCCAGATCCACCCCGCGGCGTTGGATGCCCACCAGCACGAGCGGACCTCCCTCCCCGCGGCGTTCGATGACCTCGGACGCCAAGCGTTCCAGGGTGCGGGCCATTTCCTTGGCGGTCAGGATGGTGCGGGCTTCGCTCATGGCTTGGTCTCCGGGGCGATGACCAGGCTTCTGCGGCAGAATTCCACGGCCTCGCTGGAAAAGTCAGCTATATCAGGCCAGTATAGCTTGATGCGCATGAGCCCGAAGAACATGTTGGCGATGATCATGCCCGTGTGGTCCAAGGGAACGTCGCGAATGGTTCCGTTCTTGATGCCGCGGGCCAGAAAGTCCTCGAAGAGGCTGCGCATCCGCTCGATGAAGCGGCCCATGGAGCGCTTGGTGAGCTCCAGGATGCTGTAGGTGCCGAGCACGATCTTGATGTCCGCCGCGTTGGCCTCCAGAAAAGCGAAGTGGCTGCCCAGCAAGTCATCCAGGGTCAGCGTGTCCTTTTCCATGCGGCCACGGCATTGCTCGGCCAGGGTCTGGTACTTCTGGTCAAAGGTGTCCAGAATGTGCTGGAGGATGTCCTCCTTGCTCTCGAAATGGCGGTATATGGTGCCTTCGGAGATGTCGGCGCGGCGCGCAAGATTGGCCGTGGTCATCTTGTGGAAGCCGACCTCGGAGATCATGTCTTTGGCGGTGGCGAGGATCAGGTCCTTGGTGCTCATCATCTGCCTCGGTAAGGCTCGGGAACGTGGGAGGAACAGGGCGGACAACGCATCCGGCCGCATCCCGCCATTTAGCCCAGACTCCCCCCTGGGTCAACGCCGGAAGCGGGCCCTCGCTCAATTGACAAATGCGGGGGCCGTCATTATCTATCCACTTCCCCACCAACGCTCCAAGGAGGCAGAGATGGTTGAACTGACCGATTCCGCGAAGGCCCAGCTGGATGGGTACTTTGCGGACAAGGAGAAATCCCCGATCAGGGTGTTCCTGGCAAGCGGGGGTTGAAGCGGCCCGAGGCTGTCGCTGGCTCTGGATGAGCCGCGTGAGAACGACGACACCTATGACGTGCAGGGGTACAGCTTCATTGTGGAGCGTGCCCTGGGCGAACAGACCGGAGCCATCCGCATCGACATGACCCAGTACGGGTTCACTGTCGACTCCGAGAACCCCATGGGGGGAGGAGGATGCGGATCAAGCTGCGGTTCCGGCGGTTGCGGTTCCGGGGATTCCGGAAGCTGTTCCTGCTAGCCCGCAAAGTCACGTATCAGCATAGGGCGGCGTTCCGCGAGGGACGCCGCCCGTTTTTTTGGGGCGGCGGATCGCAACAGGCACGGGTGGTTCAGGCATTGAAGCCAAGACTCACCACCGCGTCCCCCACCAGGACGCAAAAGGAGATCCCCCATGATTACGTTGAGCGACGCCGCCAAAGCGCAGTTGGACAACTACTTCGCGGACAAGGAGAAGTCCGCCGTCCGCATCTTTGTGGGCGGCAGCTGCTGTGGTCCGAAGCTTTCCCTGGCCTTGGACGAGGCCCGCGAAGGCGATGAGGTGGTGGAGACGGGAGGCTTCACCCTGCTTGCGGAAAAGTCCCTGCTGGCCGTCTCCGGCGCCATCTCCATCGACATGACCGAGTACGGGTTCAGCGTCGAGTCCGAGATTCCCCTCGAAGGGGGAAGCTGTGGTTCAGGGAGCTGCGGCTCCAGCGGGTGTGGCTCCGGCGGCTGCGGCTGCTAGCCCCTGGTCCAGGCAAAGAACAAGGCGGCTTCTCCCTGTTTGGGGAGAGGCCGCCTTGTTTCGTGTCGCGCCGTGCGCGGGCTAGGCCAGGGCCGCGATGCAGCGAACCTCCACCTGCGCCTCCCGGGGCAGGGCGGCCACGCCTATGGCGGCGCGGGCAGGCTTGTGCCGCGGGAAGAACTCTGCGTAGATCTGGTTGAATTCCGCAAACTTGGCCATATCGGTGAGGAACACGTCCACGCTGACGACGGCGTCCATGCGAGCGCCTGCGGCTTCGACGATGGTCTGCAGATTGGTCAACGCCTGGCGCGCCTGCTCGGAAAAATCGTCGGGGATGACGCCCGTGGCGGGGGCGATGCCGAGCTGGCCGCTCAAGTAGGCGAGGCCGCCGCAGGTGATGGCTTGGCTGTACGGGCCGATGGCGGCAGGGGCGTTTTCGGTATGCACGGCGTTCAGGTCAAGGGGCATGTGGGCTCCTGGGTTCGGGTGGACCCGTCGCAAGGCGATGCTGGCTGCCGGTTCCGGACGACGGGGGCGCTGGATGCGCGTGTTCGCCATAGGTATACGCTTTGGATTCAAAAGGAAAGGCCGGACCCGATTCCTCAGGCCCGGCCTCGCCAGCGGGGGGCGTGTGCGCCGGGGGATCGGCAGGCCTAGGCCAGCAGGCTCCAGGCCTGGAAAATGAGCACTGCCGCGGCGTAGGCCAGCAGGGTGTTGAATACCAGAGCGAACAGGGCCCAGCGGGCTCCGGCCTCCTTGGCCATGGCCACGATGGTCACCGAGCAGGGCGCGTAGAGGATGACGAAGGCGATGAGCGCCACGCCCGCCGCTCGCGGAAAGCTTTTGTCCCGCGCGAGCATTTCCGAGAGCGGGGCGGATTCCTCGGCGTCCACTTCGCCCAGGGCGTAGGCCGTGCCCAGGGTGGACACGATGACTTCCTTGGCGGCGAACCCGCCCAGAAGCGCGATGTTCACCCGCCAGTTGAAGCCTGCCGCGGAGGTGACGTTCTCCAGGGCCACGCCCGCCCGTCCGGCAAAAGACGCCCGGAGCGTCGCCTCGGAGCGTTCCGCCTCCAGCTGGCGCAGGGCCTCTTCGAAGGCCGGGGGCGGATCTTCGCCGGTCTCCTCCTGGGCGGACAGCTGCGTGTCGATGGCCTGGGCCCGTTCGTCAAAGCTTCGGGCCTGCTCTTCGGGCAGGGAGGGGAAGGTCATGGCCGCCCATATGAGCACGGAAATGGCCAGGATGATGGTCCCCGCCTTGCGCATGTATTCCCAGCTGCGTTCCCAGGTGTGGATGCACAGGCCGCGCAGGGTGGGCGTTCTGTAGGGTGGCAGCTCCATGACGAAGGGGGTGCTTTCCCCCTTGATGACCGTGGAGCGGAGCAGCTTGGCCACCAGCAGGGCGGATGCCCAGGCGGCCAGGGTCACGGCGCTCATGACGAGCGCCTCGCTGCCGGGGAAAAAGGCCGCCGCCAGCATGAGAAAAACCGGGACCTTTGCGCCGCAGGTCATGAAGGGCGCGGTGAGCAGGGTGGCCAGCTTTTCCTTGGGGCTGCGCAGCGCGCGGGTGGCCATGACGCCGGGCACGGCGCAGCCGCCCGCTATGCCTCCGGAGACGATGAAGGGCAGCACGCTTGCGCCGTGCAGCCCGAACACGCGGAACACGCGGTCCAGCATGTAGGCCATGCGCGCCACGTAGCCCGTGTCCTCCAGCGCGGAGAGCAGGAAGAACATGATCATGATCAGCGGGACGAAGCCCAGCACCCCGCCGACGCCCGCAATGGCGCCGTCCACGATGAGCGAGCGCAGCAGTCCTTCGCCCATGGAGTCCTTGACCATATCTCCCAGCCAGGCGAAGGCGTCCTGCACCCAGGTCATGGGCAGCTCGCCCACGGCGAAGGTGAGGGTGTAGAGCAGGTAGATGACAAGAGCCATGACCAGCGGTCCGGCCAGGCGATGGGTGAGCACCTGGTCCATGCGGTCGGAGACGCGGATGCGCTCCTGGTCCAGCGACGGGTAGCGCACCACCCTGCGGGTTATGCCTGTGATGTAGCCGTACCGGTAGTCGGCGATGATGGCGTCCGGCGTGGTGACCAGTGTTTTTTTCAGGTGCGCCGCAACCTTGGAGGTGAGGGCTTCCAGCTTGTCGGCCGCTTGCGGGTCGGCTTCGCGGCCGCGGCGGCGCACGCCGGGGTCGCCTTCCAGGTACTTGATGCCCACCCAGCGTGGCGGGGCCTTGCCCGCCATGATGCCCGCCGCCTCCACTAGCCGCTCCATTTCTTCCAGGACCGGATCCAGGTCCGGGCCGTAGGAAATGCGCAGCGGCTCCAGCCGTCCGGCCCGGGTTTCGGCAAGGCGGTAGGCCGCTTCCAACAGCTCCTGCCGTCCCTTGCCCTGCCGGGCCACGGTCTCCACCGCCGGGCAGCCGGTAAGCTTTGTGAGCAGCGCGGTGTCGATGTCCTTGCCGCTTTGGCGCACCTCGTCCATCATGTTCAGGGCCAGCACCAGCGGCACGCCCAGCTCCATGATCTGCACGGCGAGGTACAGGTTGCGCTCAAGGGCGTCCGCGTTCAGCACATCAATGACGGCGGCGGGGCGGTCCTCGATGAGGAAGCTGCGCGCGGCGCGCTCCTCCTCGGAAAACGCCGTGATGGAATAGGTTCCCGGCAGGTCGACGATGTCGAGCTTCGCGTCGCCAAGCAGGGCGTGCCCCATCTTCTTTTCGACCGTTACGCCGGGCCAGTTGCCCACGTGCTGGTGCGAACCCGTGAGGGCGTTGAAGAGCGTGGTCTTGCCGCAGTTGGGGTTGCCCGCCAGGCCGATGGTGATGCGCGGCACAGGCTACTCCGCCGCTTCCACCAGGATGTGGTCGGCCTCGCTGTTGCGCAGGGTCAGGGTGAAGTCGCGAAGGCGCAGGGCCACGGGGTCCTTCAGCGGAGCCTTGCCCACCACGGTCACTTCCGCGCCGGGGATGATGCCCATGTCGCGAATCCTGCGGCCAAGTTCCCCCTCAGCTCCCACGGAGCAGATGCGGAGTCTCTGATTCACCCGCGCGCGGCGCAGGGTTGTGCACGAATCCATGTGAGCGTCTCCTTGAGCGGTTTGGGCCTGGCGCCTTCACAAGGCGCCGAGACTCACCCGCAGCAGCCCCCACCGGGGCGATTGGACATTTTCAGCCCGTTCTTGTCCTTTTGGCCCTGCGCTCCCGCGCTTGGGCAGCTCGCACAGCCGGAGCAGCCGCCATCGCATCCCTGGGACTTGCCGGTGAACTTTCTGGAAAAGCGCCAGAGGACCATTGCTGCTGCCACGCCGACGATGACGTAGACCAGTATGTCTTGCCACATGTTGCGGCTCCCTTTTGGTTGGCCACCCTCCGGCCGCCCGATGCCTGGAAGATAATGATATTGAATGTCGAGGTCAAGGTCGTCGATGCGTGCCGCAGCGTCTGGGCAAGGCCGCGCGGGGCTTGAGCGCACGCGAGATTTGTGTTTGTATCCACCAGCAAAAGGCAGGGAGGAACAATGGGCAAACAGGCCAAACGCGTTCGGCGCGAGGAGGCGGTCCAGAAACCGCATGACGAGGACGCCCACCTGACCCCGGAGGACAGGCGCTTCGCCAGCACGCTCAACTATCTCGCCCGGGGCATCGTCATCGGCGGCTCGCTGGCGGTCATGATCGGCTGGCTGCTGCCGGAGGCCAACATGGGCAGGATGCTCGGCCTGGGGCTTTTGTGCGGCTGCCTGGCCGGCATCACCATGAAGAACATCAATGACAGGAAGAGGGGCAGGTAGCGCGGAAGCCCCCGGCGCGTCCAGGCAGGGAAACGGGAGCCGGGCTTCGTCCTGCGCCCGCATGGCGCGGCCGTCCAGAACACGGCTGGCGCAGCTTCGCCGCTGCGAAGCTCCATGAGGTTCCGTGAGTTCGCTATCGTTTTCGCTCAATCTTGGGACGCTTTTCCCGGTGTTGTTGGCCATTACCCTGGTGCGGGTGCTGGCCATGCTGCACTACGCCTCGCTGCGGCGGGTGTACCCCGGCTTCCGGACCCTGATGTACTCGGCCTTGATGGTGTTTTCCGGCGTTGGGCTGCTTTTGCTGCGGGCCTGGGCCGGCGAGCTTCCCATGCTGGTGTTTTTGAGCAATATGGCGATGCTGGTGCAGGGT is part of the Humidesulfovibrio mexicanus genome and harbors:
- the feoB gene encoding ferrous iron transport protein B — protein: MPRITIGLAGNPNCGKTTLFNALTGSHQHVGNWPGVTVEKKMGHALLGDAKLDIVDLPGTYSITAFSEEERAARSFLIEDRPAAVIDVLNADALERNLYLAVQIMELGVPLVLALNMMDEVRQSGKDIDTALLTKLTGCPAVETVARQGKGRQELLEAAYRLAETRAGRLEPLRISYGPDLDPVLEEMERLVEAAGIMAGKAPPRWVGIKYLEGDPGVRRRGREADPQAADKLEALTSKVAAHLKKTLVTTPDAIIADYRYGYITGITRRVVRYPSLDQERIRVSDRMDQVLTHRLAGPLVMALVIYLLYTLTFAVGELPMTWVQDAFAWLGDMVKDSMGEGLLRSLIVDGAIAGVGGVLGFVPLIMIMFFLLSALEDTGYVARMAYMLDRVFRVFGLHGASVLPFIVSGGIAGGCAVPGVMATRALRSPKEKLATLLTAPFMTCGAKVPVFLMLAAAFFPGSEALVMSAVTLAAWASALLVAKLLRSTVIKGESTPFVMELPPYRTPTLRGLCIHTWERSWEYMRKAGTIILAISVLIWAAMTFPSLPEEQARSFDERAQAIDTQLSAQEETGEDPPPAFEEALRQLEAERSEATLRASFAGRAGVALENVTSAAGFNWRVNIALLGGFAAKEVIVSTLGTAYALGEVDAEESAPLSEMLARDKSFPRAAGVALIAFVILYAPCSVTIVAMAKEAGARWALFALVFNTLLAYAAAVLIFQAWSLLA
- a CDS encoding FeoA family protein, with protein sequence MDSCTTLRRARVNQRLRICSVGAEGELGRRIRDMGIIPGAEVTVVGKAPLKDPVALRLRDFTLTLRNSEADHILVEAAE
- a CDS encoding FeoB-associated Cys-rich membrane protein — encoded protein: MWQDILVYVIVGVAAAMVLWRFSRKFTGKSQGCDGGCSGCASCPSAGAQGQKDKNGLKMSNRPGGGCCG
- a CDS encoding PUP1 family protein, translating into MGKQAKRVRREEAVQKPHDEDAHLTPEDRRFASTLNYLARGIVIGGSLAVMIGWLLPEANMGRMLGLGLLCGCLAGITMKNINDRKRGR